From one Halothece sp. PCC 7418 genomic stretch:
- a CDS encoding NAD(+) kinase — MPKLGIIYNDNKPVACDLAYQVQAQFQEQGWEVTLATGVGGLLGYPSPDSPVCHTPMDKLIPPGFDETMKFCLVLGGDGTVLSGFRQLAPYGIPLLTVNTGHMGFLTETYVNQLSSALEEVLAGNYTVEERSMITVQVMRGEKLQWEALCLNEMVLHREPMTSMCHFEVVVGHHAPVDIAADGIIVSTPTGSTAYSLSSGGPVVTPDVPILQLVPICPHSLASRALVFSDREPIIIHSASDAHQLVMVVDGNGGCYVQPKDVVHIARSRYSAYFIRLERPEFFRILREKLGWGLPHIAKPTSVELP, encoded by the coding sequence GTGCCGAAACTAGGCATCATCTACAACGATAATAAACCTGTTGCTTGTGACCTTGCATACCAAGTACAAGCACAATTCCAAGAACAAGGATGGGAGGTTACTCTCGCCACAGGCGTGGGTGGACTCCTAGGCTATCCTAGCCCCGATAGCCCCGTTTGTCATACTCCCATGGATAAGTTAATCCCCCCTGGGTTTGATGAAACGATGAAGTTTTGTCTCGTCTTGGGTGGAGATGGGACGGTTTTATCGGGTTTCCGTCAGTTAGCCCCCTATGGGATTCCTTTGTTAACGGTGAACACGGGACACATGGGCTTTTTGACAGAAACTTATGTCAATCAACTCTCTTCGGCTTTAGAAGAGGTTTTAGCGGGAAACTATACCGTCGAAGAACGTTCCATGATTACTGTACAGGTGATGCGTGGGGAGAAGTTACAATGGGAAGCCCTCTGTCTCAATGAAATGGTACTGCATCGGGAACCGATGACCAGTATGTGTCATTTTGAAGTGGTGGTGGGACATCATGCGCCTGTGGATATTGCAGCCGATGGCATTATTGTTTCTACGCCCACGGGTTCGACCGCTTATTCTTTGAGTTCTGGCGGTCCTGTGGTCACTCCAGACGTGCCGATTTTACAGTTAGTTCCTATATGTCCCCATTCTTTAGCCTCGCGGGCGTTAGTTTTCTCCGATCGCGAACCGATTATTATTCATTCCGCCAGTGATGCTCATCAGTTAGTAATGGTGGTGGATGGTAATGGCGGGTGTTATGTACAGCCAAAAGATGTGGTTCATATTGCGCGATCGCGCTACTCGGCTTATTTTATTCGCTTAGAGCGCCCCGAATTTTTCCGTATTCTCCGCGAAAAACTGGGTTGGGGACTGCCTCATATCGCCAAACCGACATCAGTCGAGCTACCGTAG
- a CDS encoding SDR family oxidoreductase, protein MNILIAGATGTLGRQVVRRALDEGHDVKCLVRNPRKATFLKEWGANLVKGDLCQPETLPRTLEGVDAVIDAATARPTDALSIKEVDWDGKVAFIQAVEAAGIKRYIFFSILNAENYPDVPLMNIKHCTEQFLAETDLDYTILRPCGFMQGLIPQYAIPILDNQAVWVTGESTPIAYMDTLDIAKFAVRAVEVPETAKRTFPLAGSRPWTAEEIINICENLSGKNAKISRLPMGLLQFLARAMRFFEWTRNASDRLIFANVLVSGQSFDADMSEVYDIFGFNPNEMTTVETYLQEYFSRIMKKLKEINYEKEKSKKKKKTPFKSKS, encoded by the coding sequence AGACAAGTGGTGCGACGAGCGCTTGATGAAGGTCATGACGTGAAATGCCTCGTTAGAAATCCCAGAAAAGCAACATTTCTTAAAGAATGGGGGGCGAACCTCGTCAAAGGCGACCTCTGTCAACCCGAAACCTTACCGCGCACCTTAGAAGGAGTCGATGCTGTCATTGATGCAGCCACCGCCCGCCCAACAGATGCTCTCAGCATCAAAGAAGTAGATTGGGACGGAAAAGTGGCTTTTATACAAGCGGTAGAAGCTGCGGGAATCAAACGCTATATCTTTTTCTCCATTCTCAATGCGGAGAACTATCCTGATGTGCCGTTAATGAATATTAAACACTGTACCGAACAGTTTTTAGCAGAAACGGATCTCGACTACACCATTCTCCGCCCTTGTGGGTTTATGCAGGGTTTAATTCCCCAATATGCCATCCCCATTTTAGATAACCAAGCGGTTTGGGTAACAGGAGAAAGCACCCCCATTGCTTACATGGATACCCTAGATATTGCGAAGTTTGCGGTGCGGGCGGTAGAAGTCCCAGAAACGGCAAAACGAACCTTTCCCCTAGCGGGATCTCGCCCTTGGACCGCAGAAGAAATTATTAATATTTGTGAAAATCTCTCTGGGAAAAATGCCAAAATTTCTCGGCTTCCCATGGGATTATTACAGTTTCTGGCGCGGGCGATGCGGTTTTTTGAATGGACACGGAATGCCTCAGATCGCCTCATTTTTGCCAATGTTTTAGTCAGTGGTCAGTCTTTTGATGCGGACATGAGTGAAGTCTATGATATCTTTGGGTTTAACCCCAATGAGATGACAACCGTTGAAACTTATTTACAGGAATACTTCTCGCGCATCATGAAAAAATTAAAAGAAATTAACTACGAGAAAGAGAAAAGTAAGAAGAAAAAGAAAACGCCCTTTAAATCGAAATCTTAA